From Gottschalkiaceae bacterium SANA:
GAATCGCCGAATCCGTCTTGTTGACGTGCTGGCCACCCGCTCCGCCAGATCGATAGGTATCCACCCGCAGATCCTTGGGATCAATAGCCAATTCTTCGTCATCCGCCAGTTCTGGCATTACATCCACGGATGAAAACGAGGTGTGACGCTTTCCAGAAGAATCAAAGGGAGAAATGCGCACCAACCGGTGCACGCCCTTCTCCGTCTTCAAATAACCGTAGGCATTTTTGCCATGAATCCGATAGGTGGCAGATTTTACGCCCGCCTCCGTATCTCGCTGCAGGTCCAGTTCCGTAATGCTGTATCCCTTTTTTTCACACCAGCGTAGTTCCATACGAAGCAGCATTTGTGCCCAATCCTGAGCATCGGTTCCACCCGATCCCGCATGAATCGAAATAATAGCTGAATTGTGATCGTATTCTCCATGAAGCAGGGTATCAAGAGACAATTTTTCAAGCGCCTTCTCAACTTCCTTCGCCGTCTGTATCATCTCTCGCTGCGCATCCGAATCAGGTGCTTCTAAATCCGCCAGTTCTAGCATCATTTCGAATTCCTCTAACAAATCAGCAATCTTTTCTACCCGAGAGAGTTCCACTTTGCATTGCTTCATTTCAAGAATCAAAGGTTGAGCGGTTTCCTGGTCATTCCAAAATTCCGGTTTTGCCATTTCCGCTTCCAAGGCCTCTACCCGAGACTGAATCGAAGGTGTGTCAAAGAGACACCTCAAGCTCTGCTAAAACGTCTTTAGCCGATTGATATCGTTGCCTTACACTCTCTAATTCAAACATGGTTCCCTCCTAGGCATCCTTACCACAGCATTTTTTATATTTTTTCCCTGAACCACATGGACAAGGATCATTTCTTCCAATTTTTTTCTTGCTTCGCACCACTGTTTTCGCTTTTGCTGGTGCCTCGCCTCCGGAAGTGCCGGTAATGTGCGCCACTTGTTTTCGTTCCATCTTTCGCTGAGGACGAACCCGGTACATGGTTTTAACCGTCTCTTCTCGAATGGTGTGTGTCATGGCATTAAACATTTCATAGCCTTCATTTTGATAGGCGCGAACTGGATCCTCTTGCCCCATGGCACGAAGACCAACACCTCGGCGCAATTGATCCATGGCGTCGATATGATCCATCCAACGCTTATCTACCGTTTGAAGCAAGACAATACGCTCGATTTCTCGAATTTGTTCACCAAAGGCCTCTTCCTGAATTCCATATCCGATCATGGCCTGTTCTTTCAAGATTTGGGTCAATTTCTCTTTGGTCAAATCTTCTACCCGCTCAATCTTAAGGGCATTATCAAGAGGGAAGTATTGACCCATTGACTCAGCCAATTCTCCAAGCTTCCAATCCTCGGGATATCTTGCCTGGGTGAAGTGAGCGACATCGGCTTCAATCACGCCATCGATCATCTCTTCAATCTGATCTTTCAAGCTCTCGCCTTCCAAAACATGACGTCGCTGTTCGTAAATCATATTTCTCTGTGTGTTCATCACATCATCATACTGCAAGACATTCTTCCGAATGCCGAAGTTTCTCATCTCGATTTTTTCCTGGGCCGATTCGATACTCCTTGAAAGGATTTTCGCCTCGATGGGTTCATCATCCGGCAAGCCCAGTCGCTCAACCATGGACTGCACCCGTTCGCCACCAAAGAGACGCATCAAATCATCATCTAAAGAAATATAGAAGCGTGATGCACCTGGGTCTCCTTGTCGACCGGAACGACCCCGTAATTGATTGTCAATCCGTCTCGATTCATGGCGCTCCGTACCAATAATATGAAGACCACCAGCAGCAATTACATTTTCCTGCTCATCCTTCAATTCCTCTTTCGCTGTTTTCAAGGCCTTTACATAGGTCTCTCTAGCCGTCAAAATTTCTGGATCCTCTGTCTCAAAATAGGAATCTGCCATTTCAATCATATGATCATCGTATTTTTTCTTCAATCGCGATTTTGCCAAAAAGACCGGGTTTCCACCCAAAACGATATCCGTTCCACGACCAGCCATATTGGTTGCAATGGTAACCGCGCCCAAGCGTCCCGCTTGCGCCACAATCTCCGCCTCTTTTCCATGTTGCTTGGCATTCAATACCTGATGCTTAACACCGCGGCGCTTCAACATCGTGCTCAACAACTCCGATGTCTCGATGGTAACCGTACCCACCAATACAGGTTGACCGGATTTGTGCGCTTCAACAATTTCTTCGATTACGGCATTAAATTTACCTTGGCCGTTCTTATACACAATATCGGGATAATCGATTCTGACAACCGGTCGGTTGGTCGGAATCTCAATCACATTAATGCTGTAAATATGGCGAAATTCATCTTCCTCGGTCATGGCGGTACCCGTCATGCCGGAAAGCTTTTCGTACATGCGGAAATAGTTCTGGAAAGTAATGGTCGCCAGGGTCTTGGATTCCTTTTGAATCTCAACCCCCTCCTTGGCTTCAATGGCTTGATGCAAGCCCTCGGAATAACGACGTCCCATCATCAATCGACCGGTAAAATCATCGACGATAATAACTTCCCCATCCTTCACCACGTAATCCTGGTCCCGAAACATCAGATAGTTGGCACGAAGGGCCTGATTAATCCGATGCTGCAGCTCCATATGCTCCAGATCAGCAAGGTTATCCACATTAAAATATTTTTCAGCCTTGTCTACCCCTTTTTCACCTAGGGAAACAGACTTGCCTTTTTCATCAATCACAAAGTCGGCTTCTTCTTCAACAAATTTTCGATCCAGCCGTTCTTCCATTCCTCTCACCTTATTGGGGTCTTCTTTTCTCCCCTTTAAGGTTTTAACAAAAAGATTGGCTACCTGATACAAGGTAGACCCGGTGTCTCCCTGACCAGAAATAATCAAAGGTGTTCTGGCCTCATCAATCAAAATACTATCTACTTCATCGACAATGGCATAATGAAGGGGACGTTGAACGCGGCGCTCTTTAAAGACCGCCATATTGTCACGAAGATAATCAAATCCAAATTCGTTGTTGGTTCCATAGGTAACATCCGCAGCATAGGCAGCTTTTCGCTCCACGTCATTCAAACCATGGACAATACAACCCGTAGTTAAACCCAAAAACTCATAGACCTTGCCCATCCATTCCATGTCGCGCTTGGCCAAATAATCATTAACCGTTACCACATGGACACCTTTGCCACTTAAAGCATTCAAATAAACCGCCAAAGTTGCAACTAAGGTCTTTCCTTCACCCGTTTTCATCTCGGCAATATCGCCCTGATGAAGAACAACCCCACCGATCAGTTGAACAGGGTAATGTTTCATACCCAATACACGCCATGCTGCCTCGCGACATACCGCAAAAGCCTCTGGCAAAAGATCATCCTCGGTTTCGCCCGCTTTTAATCGAGTGCGAAATTCATCCGTTTTCCCACGCAAAGCTTCATCGCTTAATGCTTGAATCGTCTCTTCCAAGGCGAGGACCTTATCAGAAAAGGGTGTAATTCGTTTGATCTCCCGGCTGCTCTGTGAGCCAAAAAAAGATTCCAATATCTTTTTCATTCGATTTCCTCCATTATTCTTCAGTCTGCTTGTTCAAATTTGCATGGGTGATGGGACGGTAAACCAATTCTCCATTGACCCGAATACTTTCCATGATAACAATTTGCTCTATATCAATTTCCACATCGTCCAACTTGACTTCTCGCTGTACGGTTTCAAATCCATTGGTCCAGTAGATCCGTCTCGCCAAGGTTACATGGGGACGAAAAGGCATTTTTTCTACAGGAAACCCCTTGCTCTTAAAAGCGCGGTCCAAATGTCTAACCAAGCCACCTAAACCACGTTCTCGCCGAAGGCCGCGAAACAAAATATCGCCTCCGCGCTTGGAAAATCGACCCAGTCCAGTTAGATGGATCTGAAAGGGCGCTACCTTCGCTGCCGTTTCTTCCAAAATCTGTTGAAAGGTTTCTACCATGGCAGGCTCCACTTCTCCAATAAAACGAAGAGTCAAATGAAAATTTTCTTCCTGCATAAAGCGGCCTTTTTCACAATACGCCTGACAGATATCGGCTTCCTTCTTTAATTGTTCCTTGATTGTTTCGGGAAATGCAATTCCAAAAAAGATACGCATAGCGACCTCCTAAACTTCCATTATTGTATCATTTATTTTTACATCTTACCAAATTTCTCAAAGAGTTTAAGAAATTTTTACACAAAAAAGAGGATCGTTTCCGATCCTCTTGCTCTTATTCAATAGGTTTCATGGTTGGAAACAAGATCACGTCCCGAATGCTCGCTTGATTGGTATACAACATCACCAGGCGATCAATGCCGATTCCCAAGCCTCCGGTCGGTGGTAAACCAACTTCCAGAGCATTGATAAAGTCCGCATCATAAGGCTGCGCTTCTTCATCGCCGGCATCCTTCAATGCAACTTGAGCGGTAAAACGCTCCTTTTGATCAATAGGATCATTCAGTTCCGAAAATGCGTTGGCATACTCAGCACCCGAGATAAAGAGCTCGAATCGCTGGGTATATCGTGGATCTTCTGGATCTTTTTTCGCCAAAGGCGAGATCTCCACCGGATGATGAGTCACAAAAGTGGGTTGAACCAAATGGTCCTCGACAAAGGCGTCAAACGCTTCTTCAATCAGAACACCAATAGATTCATGTCCTTCCACATCCAAGTGCAATTGCTTGGCAAGACGCACCGCTTCCACTTGGTCTGTTACCGCATCAAAATCAACACCGGTGTGTTCTTTCACCAAATCCACCATGCGCGCCCGTTTAAAGGGACCCTTTAAGAAAATTTCCTGTCCCTGATAGACAACAGACTCTTTTCCCAATACCTTGTCAGCCAGATAGCCATAAAGATCTTCAACCAATTGCATCACATCTTCATAGTCAGCATAGGCTTCATAAGATTCCAACAAAGTGAATTCCGGATTATGGGTGCTATCCATGCCTTCATTTCTGAATACACGGCTCATTTCATAGACTCGATCAAACCCGCCAACGATCAATCGCTTCAAAGGCAATTCCAAGGCGATGCGTAAATACATAGGAATATCCAAAGAATTGTGATGGGTGATAAACGGTCGTGCCGAAGCACCACCCGCTAGGGTTGACAAGACTGGTGTTTCAACTTCCATATAACCACGGTCGTCATAGAAATCACGAATATGTCTTTGAATCTGCGAACGAACGTAAAATACATTCTTCACTTCCGGGTTCATAATCAAATCAACATAACGTTGTCGATAGCGCAAATCCGGATCTTTCAAACCATGGAATTTTTCTGGTAAAACTTGAAGGGATTTCGATAGAAGTGTCACCTTTTTAGCACGAATTGATACCTCGCCCATTTTGGTTTTAAACACCTCGCCCGTGACCCCGATATGATCACCAATATCAAAGGTTTTCACGTCCGCATAGACGTCTTCCCCCAATAAATCTTTCTTTAAGAACAATTGAACGCGATCCGTGCTGTCCTGTAGATCGTAAAAAGCAACCTTGCCTTGTCCACGCTTTGACATCACGCGACCTGCAACCGTTACTTCATTTCCTTCGATCGTTTCAAAATCAGCCTTCAATTCAGCGGCTTTTGCCGTCACTTCAAACTTCACATGATCAAAGGGATTGCATCCATTTTCTTGGTACTTCTTCAGTTTTTCTCGTCTCACCTGAAGTAATTCATTTAGGTTCTCGACTTGCGACATGCTGGTCTCCTATCTAGAAATCTCTAGGATTTCATACTTTACAATATCTCCATTGGGAACTTCAGCATCTATAAATTCTCCGGCAGAATGACCCAACAAGGCTTTTCCAACCGGGGATTCATTTGAAATTCGATTTTGAAAGGGATCTGCTTCCGTGGATCCAACAACAATATATTCTTCCACTTCATCAAATTCTAAATCTCGAATTTTGACATGACTTCCCACACTCACAACTTGATCATCAATTTCTTCGTCCTTGATGATCTTGGCATGAGCCAACATTTCTTGTAGCTTATAAATGCGTTCTTCCACCTGAGCTTGCTCGTTTTTTGCTGCATCATACTCTGCATTCTCACTCAAATCTCCAAAGCCCTTCGCGATTCGAATTCGCTCAGAAACCTCTCCACGCCTAACATTCTTTAATTCCTTATACTCTGCTTCCAGCTTGATAAATCCTTCTTGTGTTAAAATTACCTCTTTACTTGGCATAAATTTTCCTCCCTTTCGCAGTTTGGCGAAATGTTTACATATAATCAGATTATAGTGAATGAGTCAATTCTTGTCAAGCAAATCATTGTTTTTATTGACTTGCTCCAAATAATTTTCAAATAAGGCTTCCATTTCAAGAAGGGTTTCTGCTTCGTAGGAGCGCACGCGATATTCTGTTGCAAAGGGGCACCCCTTAAGATACCAGCCAAAATGCTTTCGCATTTCAAGGACTGCCGTTCGTTCTCCCTTGTGGCCATGCAGGCCGTGAAGATGCCTTCTCACGACGGCAATTCGTTCTTCTGGCGTAGGCGGTGTCCAAATTTCTCCTTGTAATTCCGCCTTGATCTTTTGAAAAATCCAGGGATTTCCATGGGCGCCCCGCCCAATCATCAATCCGTCCACCTTAGACTCTTGCAATCGTTTCATGGCGATTTCGCCATTTAGAATATCTCCGTTTCCAATCACGGGAATGGAAAGGGCTGCTTTGATCTTGGCAATCTCTTCCCAGTCCGCCTTGCCCTGATAAAACTCAGCACGTGTTCGTCCATGAACAACCAGAAAATCAATACCCGTCGCCTCCATACGTTTAGCGATCTCAATACCCCGCTTTTCTCCCGCTTCCCATCCGATGCGTATCTTTACAGAAACCGGACGATTAGACGCCTTCACAATCGCTTCCACTGCCGCTTGGGCACGGTCCAAATCCTTAACCAAGGCGCTGCCCGCGCCTCCTTTTATAATCTTTGGTGCAGGGCATCCCATATTAAAGTCCAGCACCGCAATATCTTCCCTGGGATTGATAAATCGCTTTGTTACCTCGGAAAGAATATGGGGATCTTCTCCAAAAATTTGCAAAGAGACAGGCTCTTCTTCCGGATGAATCACCATCAAGCGTTGGGATTTTGTGTCTCCATAATACAAGGCCTTGGCACTCACCATTTCGGTGCAAACCAAATCTGCTCCAAATTCACGACAAAGGGCGCGATAGGGCATATCGGTTATCCCCGCCATGGGCGCTAAAAACAAGGGCGTTCCCAACCTTAATTTTCCTATCTTCATCTTCTCCTCCTAGGCTCGGTTGCGATCATAAATAATCTTCAACCCGTCCAGAGTCAAGCGCTTGTCGATCACTTCAATGGTTTCCGATGCCGTAGCGATCATAGAAGCCAAACCGCCTGTCGCCACGACCTTAGCCACAGAACCGCCCAGTTCTTCGATCATTCTCTCTACGATATAATCCACCAAGCCAACCTGGCCGATGGAAATGCCTGATTGAATGCTTTCCGTTGTATTGCGACAAATCACACGATCCGGCATGCGAATTTCAACCTTGGGTAATTTTGCCGTTCCTTCGATCAAGGCATCACTGGCGATTTTAATACCAGGTGCAATGGTTCCCCCCAGATAATCACCCTTTTCGTTGACGGCACAAAAGGTAGTCGCCGTACCAAAATCCACAATCACCAAGGGGCCACCGTATTTTTGGAATGCCGCTACCGCATTGACAATCCGATCCGCCCCCACCTGCTTGGGGTTGTCGTAGTGAATCAGCATGCCGGTTTTGATTCCGGGTCCAACAATCAGCGGACGCATTTCAAAATATTTGATGGTCATGGCTTCCAATGAATACATGATCGGTGGCACAACGGATGAAATGATCACGGCATCCACTGATTCAGGATCCAATCCATCATGCTGAAATAATTGTGTGATCAAAATCCCAAATTCATCGCTAGTCTTCTGACGATCCGTTGCGATTCTCCAAGATTTTTTTAAATAAAGACCTTCTTTTTTATATAATCCGAGGGTAATATTTGTGTTCCCCACGTCAATGACTAATACCATTTGCATCTCCCCTATTCTTTAATAATGCCAAGACCACGTATGTTGATACAATCATACCTACAATCATCTCTGGAACACCATTGGTCATACCAATGGAAATGATCATTTTCCCAGCTGTATCTGGATCTGCCCCAAGGGTTTCAGCAAAGCGTCTCCCATAGAACAAGTAGATCATGGTTAATACACCCAGTGTATTGGTTAGTGTGCCAAAAATCCCAGTCAATGCGATCTCAGCCGCATTTTTTGAAGCAAATCGCCAAACCACAACACCCAAAATCACCAACAAAACCAACAATAGACTCTGGAAAGCCAGGGCTGCTGCTGTTCCAACTTTTAATAAATCTACCCATCCCTTAATCAAATATGCCATCGCCCCTAACCACATCAGACTAGAAACGACTAGCGTACCTTTCTGCCCAATCTTTGAAAATCCTCGATAGACATAGTAAGAAACCACCCCGATTAAAATCCTGGGCAGTACCGACACCAAGGGATTCAAAAACACAAAGGAAATTGGAGTTGGATTCGTAACGGCTTGAAAGATACTAAACAGACCAAAAATCAAACCGACAATTGCGCCGACAATCGGTCCTTCCAAGATCGCACCGATAATCACCGGTATATGCATAATGGTTGCCCGCGTTGGTCCGATGGGGATAAAACCCAAGGGCGTCAGTCCCAAGACCATGGAAATCCCGCCTAGTACACCAATAATAGCCATTCTTCGTGTTGTTAACCACTTCTTATTCATTTTTTCTCCTTTCGCTTCGGTTCCGAAGATACCGCGCTACGAATTATTGTAGATCAAAAAACGATAACCATCTAGTGCTTTCGCTCCCATTGATTATCGTCCTTATTATATGAGTATTTTTACTTGCTTGCAACGTCAAGATATTGGATTGCCTTGATTTTTTTCCCGAAAACTCGAATCTTTCGTCCTGAGTCTTGTTTGACGATCAAATCGCCTTGATCGGTAATTTCTTGCACGTGTCCCTCAATCTCTCGGTCAACGAGGCTAAATTTCAGTTTGCGATTGATCAGATTCGATGCAGTCCGATAGGCGTCCAAGCACCCTTGATGGTTTCCCTCGCGCATGCTTTGATCCGCAAGATCCAAGGCTGATAAACATTCCTTAAGAAAGGCTTCCTGTTCATCCTCGGACCAGGTCTCGCCAAAGTCGAATTCTACCGATACAATCACATATACCCATCTGTCCTTAATCTTTTGAACCAAGCAATTCGCTAGTCCAAAGACAAGACCGTCTCGAACAAAGGAATATGGCCAGCGAAAACTTGCTTGAAAGGCTTCTAGCACCGAAGCCATGGCCCCCATCATCACGGGTTCCACTTCCTGTTTTTCCTTGAAAGGAAGGGTCTCTGGCTTTAAAACGACACCGAAACTACAAGGGTGATCAAATACACCCAGGTTTGTTCGAATCCGATCAGCAAAGATCACCGTTCCATCGATCCCTTTTACCCCCTGCATCGATCGACATTTTTCCGTCATAGAATCCAGAGTATCGTAGTAAACCACGGACTGGCCGACCCGATGAATAGGTTGTTTTAGGTCAAATTTTCTCATGTCGTGCTCCTCTCGTTCCTCATTATATCATGGAGAGAACTAAGAGAAAAGATTCAAGAGAATTCCAGCTGCAACAGCCGACCCGATTACCCCTGCCACATTAGGACCCATAGCATGCATCAATAGGAAGTTGGACGGATTCTCCTCTTGCCCTACCTTTTGCACAACACGCGCCGCCATAGGTACCGCAGAGACGCCTGCAGCCCCAATCATCGGATTCACTTTCCCGCCGGAGGTTTTGTACATGATTTTTCCAAAGAGCACACCCGCAGCTGTGCCAACAGAGAAAGCCATTAGTCCCAGTACGATAATCGCCAATGTTTTCACATCCAAGAAGACTTCCGCACTTGCTTTCGCTCCAACAGTTACCCCCAAAAGAATGGTTACAATCGGCATCAAAGCTTTATTCGCTCCATCCACCAACAAGGGAACACGATTAGATTCCTTCAGTAAATTACCCAGCATCAACATCCCGATCAAGGGTGCTGCCGACGGCAGTAAAAGAACCGTAAAAAGGGTCACAAAGATTGGGAAAATAATCTTCTCCCGTTGTGATACCGGTCGCAATTGTTCCATCTTCACCTGGCGTTCTTCCTTGGTTGTCAGAGCACGAATGATAGGCGGTTGAATAATCGGTACCAAAGCCATATAGGAATAGGCCGCTAAAGCGATGGGACCCAAAAGATCAGGAGCAAGCTTGCTTGTCAAATAAATTGCTGTCGGCCCATCTGCTCCACCGATGATTCCGATTGCTGCTGCAGCTTTCGCTGTAAATTTTAAGGCTTCCACACCCATGCCACCCAACAAGATAGCGCCGATAAAAGCAAAAAAGATTCCGAATTGTGCTGCCGCGCCCAACAAAATGCTCTTTGGGTTGGCAATTAATGGTCCAAAATCGGTACTGCTACCTACACACAGAAAGATCAATGGCGGATAAATGCCCAATTTTGTACCATAGTATAAATAATGTAAAAGATTTCCTTCCTCCATCAAATTGGCACCTGGCAGATTAACCAAGAGCATGCCAAATGCAATAGGAATCATCAAATAGGGTTCATAGCCCTTTCGAATCCCTAAATAAAGGAACCAACACGCCAATCCCAGCATAAAAACACTGCCAAGATCCAACTGATAAAAGCCCGTGCTTATCCAGAAAGCTTGTAAAATTCCACCCATTCCGATCACCTACTCCAAATCCAACAGGGGTGCGTCCAATTGCACATTCTGTTGTTCTTTGACATAAATGCGACCTACAATTCCATCATTGGGTGCTACAATTTCATTTTCCATCTTCATCGCTTCGAGAATGCATAAAACGTCTCCCCGCTTCACCGATTGATTCTCTGCAACTACAAGCTTAAGAATCGTTCCCGGCATTGGGGCTTTGATGGAAGTTGCTCCTGCTGATGCAACCGGCGCAACGTGCGGTGTCTGTGCAGGTTTAGGGGCTTGTGCTCTTTCTTTTTGCTGAATAACTTGTGCAGCTGGTCTTTTCAACGGCTGTTCTATCGATTGTGTCGCTTGTCCCCCAACAAGTTCTTCAACTTCTACCTCGTATGCTACTCCATTCACTGTAATTCGATACTGTTTCATCGGACTCCTCCTATACGTTCCCTTGATTTTGCCACATGATTTGTGTCTCTCCCACACGTCGGATCTTGCGGATCCGAATTGGATAAGAGGCGGTCTGATTGGCAAGAATTGCTGCGGTAATCACAGCAATTAATGCGGGATCATCCTGGGGTTGATCTTCTTCTGCAAGCGGTATTTGAGCAGCTGTAGCCACCGGCACCGCTTCTGGTTTAGGATCCGAAAAAAGCTTTTCGAAATAACCTAATAGAAATGCAATCGTTGCCAAGACTACAAAAACGACCCCCATGCTTAATAGGGTAACAAACAAGGCTTGGCTCATGCTAATGTGTTCTCCAAACATGTTTTCCTCCTATAATGGGCAATTGCCGTGTTTTTTTGCCGGATGTTTTTCTTGTTTTGTCTGTAGCATATCCAATGCGCTAATTAAACGTTGCCTTGTATATTGTGGTTCAATGATATCGTCCACCATGCCACGTTGTGCCGCCACATAAGGGTTTGCTACCGTTTCCCGATATAAATCAACCTTTTCCTGGCGAACCATAGCCGGCTGATCTGCTGCTTCAATCTCTTTTCTGAAAATAATATTCGCCGCTCCTGCAGGTCCCATCACAGCAACCTCAGCATTGGGCCATGCCAATACCAAATCGGCGCCCAAGGACTTGCTGCTCATGGCTACATAAGAACCGCCATACGCTTTTCTCAAAATCACTGAAATTTTTGGCACAGTGGCCTCACTATAGGCATAAAGCAATTTTGCGCCATGGCGAATGATGCCTCCGTATTCCTGTTGAATCCCCGGTAAGAAACCAGGCACATCAATAAAGGTCACCAATGGAATCTGGAAAGCATCGCAAAAACGAATAAACCGTGCGGCCTTGTCCGAGGCGTCAATATCCAATGTGCCCGCCAAATGTTTTGGCTGATTGGCGACAACGCCTGCAACCATACCACCAATGCGAACAAATCCCGTTACGATATTTTTCGCAAAATAGGGCTGAACCTCCATAAAACTGTCATGATCAGCGATGGTTTCAATAACAATTTTCACATCATAAGGCTTATTGGGATTTTCAGGCATTTGTTCATTCAAACTTGGGTGAAATTTATTGATGCTGAAGCCCTCGGTACAAGGCGGCTTCTCCGTATAATTCGACGGCAAATAGGAAAGCAAGCGCTTGACTTGATCCAACGTTTCCTCGTCGCTGTTGGCCATAAAATGCGCTACACCACTCTTGGTGTTGTGACTCATGGCTCCGCCTAATTCCTCGGCACTTACAGTCTCTCCCGTTACGGTTTTAATCACCTGGGGACCAGTAATAAACATCTTTGAGGATCGATCCACCATAAAGATAAAATCCGTCAAGGCCGGTGAATAAACAGCCCCACCTGCGCAGGGGCCCATAATCACCGAAATCTGAGGGATCACACCACTGGCTATGGTGTTGTTGTAAAATATTTCTCCGTATCCGGAAAGAGCATCAACGCCCTCCTGAATACGAGCACCACCCGAATCATTCAAGCCAATTAAAGGCGCGCCCATCTTCATAGCAAGTTCTTGAATATTCACAATCCGCTTGGCATGCATTTCACCTAAGGAACCACCAAACACGGTAAAATCTTGAGCAAATACATAAACAAGACGGCCTGCGACTGTTCCGTATCCAGTAACAACGCCTTCACCTGGCGCTTCCTTGGACTCCATGCCAAAGTTTGTGCAGCGGTGCTTAACAAAGGCGTTCAATTCAATAAAACTGCCTGCATCCAACAAATAGGCAATCCTCTCCCGCGCGGTCAACTTCCCTTGCGCATGCTGCTTTTCGATTCGTTTTTCGCCGCCGCCAAGTTCCATTCGTTTTCGTTCTGATTGATACCGTTCCATCATGGATTTTGTCATCGTCTTCCCCTATTCTCGCTCCGTCAATTCAACCAAAACACCACCCGTGCTCTTGGGATGGCA
This genomic window contains:
- a CDS encoding type III pantothenate kinase; protein product: MVLVIDVGNTNITLGLYKKEGLYLKKSWRIATDRQKTSDEFGILITQLFQHDGLDPESVDAVIISSVVPPIMYSLEAMTIKYFEMRPLIVGPGIKTGMLIHYDNPKQVGADRIVNAVAAFQKYGGPLVIVDFGTATTFCAVNEKGDYLGGTIAPGIKIASDALIEGTAKLPKVEIRMPDRVICRNTTESIQSGISIGQVGLVDYIVERMIEELGGSVAKVVATGGLASMIATASETIEVIDKRLTLDGLKIIYDRNRA
- a CDS encoding ECF transporter S component, giving the protein MNKKWLTTRRMAIIGVLGGISMVLGLTPLGFIPIGPTRATIMHIPVIIGAILEGPIVGAIVGLIFGLFSIFQAVTNPTPISFVFLNPLVSVLPRILIGVVSYYVYRGFSKIGQKGTLVVSSLMWLGAMAYLIKGWVDLLKVGTAAALAFQSLLLVLLVILGVVVWRFASKNAAEIALTGIFGTLTNTLGVLTMIYLFYGRRFAETLGADPDTAGKMIISIGMTNGVPEMIVGMIVSTYVVLALLKNRGDANGISH
- a CDS encoding sodium ion-translocating decarboxylase subunit beta; the protein is MGGILQAFWISTGFYQLDLGSVFMLGLACWFLYLGIRKGYEPYLMIPIAFGMLLVNLPGANLMEEGNLLHYLYYGTKLGIYPPLIFLCVGSSTDFGPLIANPKSILLGAAAQFGIFFAFIGAILLGGMGVEALKFTAKAAAAIGIIGGADGPTAIYLTSKLAPDLLGPIALAAYSYMALVPIIQPPIIRALTTKEERQVKMEQLRPVSQREKIIFPIFVTLFTVLLLPSAAPLIGMLMLGNLLKESNRVPLLVDGANKALMPIVTILLGVTVGAKASAEVFLDVKTLAIIVLGLMAFSVGTAAGVLFGKIMYKTSGGKVNPMIGAAGVSAVPMAARVVQKVGQEENPSNFLLMHAMGPNVAGVIGSAVAAGILLNLFS
- a CDS encoding biotin/lipoyl-binding protein: MKQYRITVNGVAYEVEVEELVGGQATQSIEQPLKRPAAQVIQQKERAQAPKPAQTPHVAPVASAGATSIKAPMPGTILKLVVAENQSVKRGDVLCILEAMKMENEIVAPNDGIVGRIYVKEQQNVQLDAPLLDLE
- a CDS encoding acyl-CoA carboxylase subunit beta; this translates as MTKSMMERYQSERKRMELGGGEKRIEKQHAQGKLTARERIAYLLDAGSFIELNAFVKHRCTNFGMESKEAPGEGVVTGYGTVAGRLVYVFAQDFTVFGGSLGEMHAKRIVNIQELAMKMGAPLIGLNDSGGARIQEGVDALSGYGEIFYNNTIASGVIPQISVIMGPCAGGAVYSPALTDFIFMVDRSSKMFITGPQVIKTVTGETVSAEELGGAMSHNTKSGVAHFMANSDEETLDQVKRLLSYLPSNYTEKPPCTEGFSINKFHPSLNEQMPENPNKPYDVKIVIETIADHDSFMEVQPYFAKNIVTGFVRIGGMVAGVVANQPKHLAGTLDIDASDKAARFIRFCDAFQIPLVTFIDVPGFLPGIQQEYGGIIRHGAKLLYAYSEATVPKISVILRKAYGGSYVAMSSKSLGADLVLAWPNAEVAVMGPAGAANIIFRKEIEAADQPAMVRQEKVDLYRETVANPYVAAQRGMVDDIIEPQYTRQRLISALDMLQTKQEKHPAKKHGNCPL